The following are encoded together in the Rhizobium tumorigenes genome:
- a CDS encoding alpha-hydroxy acid oxidase yields MSTPLTIADLKALAKRRVPKMFFDYADSGAWTQSTYDANESDFQKIKLRQRVLVDMTNRSLQTTMVGQTVSMPVALAPTGLTGMQHADGEMLAARAAEEFGVPFTLSTMSICSIEDVASVTTKPFWFQLYVMRDKDFVMNLINRAKAANCSALVLTADLQILGQRHKDLRNGLSAPPKFTPKHIYQMATRPIWCLRMAGTKRRSFGNIVGHAKNVSDLSSLSSWTAEQFDPKLSWDDVAWIKKQWGGKLILKGILDVEDAKAAADTGADAIVVSNHGGRQLDGAPSSISMLPRIVDAVGDKIEVHLDSGIRSGQDVLKAVALGAKGTYIGRPFLYGLGAMGKEGVTLALSILRKEMDVTMALCGKRDINDVDRSIISELSQI; encoded by the coding sequence ATGTCCACACCGCTCACGATCGCCGATCTCAAGGCCCTGGCGAAGCGCCGCGTTCCCAAGATGTTTTTCGACTATGCAGATTCCGGCGCCTGGACGCAGTCGACCTACGACGCGAATGAGAGCGATTTCCAGAAGATCAAGCTGCGCCAGCGAGTGCTCGTAGACATGACGAACCGGTCGCTGCAGACCACCATGGTCGGTCAGACGGTGTCGATGCCGGTAGCACTGGCGCCAACCGGGCTCACGGGCATGCAGCATGCAGACGGAGAGATGCTGGCGGCGCGCGCGGCAGAAGAGTTCGGCGTGCCCTTCACCCTGTCCACCATGAGCATCTGCTCGATCGAGGATGTCGCTTCGGTGACGACGAAGCCCTTCTGGTTCCAGCTCTACGTGATGCGGGACAAGGACTTCGTCATGAACCTGATCAACCGCGCCAAGGCCGCAAATTGTTCGGCGCTGGTGCTGACGGCAGACCTGCAGATCCTCGGCCAGCGCCACAAGGACCTGCGCAACGGCCTGTCCGCACCGCCGAAATTCACCCCGAAGCACATCTACCAGATGGCGACGCGGCCGATATGGTGCCTGCGCATGGCCGGCACCAAGCGCCGTTCCTTCGGAAACATCGTCGGTCACGCCAAGAACGTATCGGACCTCTCCTCCCTGTCATCCTGGACGGCCGAACAGTTCGACCCCAAGCTCTCCTGGGACGATGTCGCCTGGATCAAGAAGCAATGGGGCGGCAAGCTTATCCTCAAGGGCATCCTGGACGTCGAAGATGCCAAGGCTGCGGCGGACACCGGCGCAGATGCCATCGTCGTTTCCAACCACGGCGGCCGCCAGCTCGATGGCGCCCCTTCGTCGATCTCGATGCTGCCACGGATCGTCGATGCCGTCGGCGACAAGATCGAGGTCCACCTCGACAGCGGCATCCGCTCTGGCCAGGACGTGCTGAAGGCCGTCGCACTGGGCGCCAAGGGCACCTACATCGGCCGCCCCTTCCTCTATGGCCTCGGGGCGATGGGCAAGGAAGGCGTAACGCTGGCTCTCAGCATCCTGCGCAAGGAAATGGACGTCACCATGGCACTCTGCGGCAAGCGTGACATCAATGATGTCGATAGGTCGATCATCTCGGAGTTGTCGCAAATCTGA